TTGTTCTTGAATGTTTTTTGGAAGATGGCTGTATTTTGGAAAAATGAGCTTAACCCTGTTCTGTTCATTCTGCTCCTTGATGCCGCGGCTCAATCCCTCCAACGCTTCGGCTAAACCACCCTGCTTGACAAGGCCGGCATATTCGACCCCTACCATCGTTACCGTAATGGGTTTTTCTAAAAGAGTTTCCGAAAGATCGCCTAGGACGCCTTCCGTAGAAACATCGTAGATGACTTTTTCCTTGTTGCGTCTTCTGGAGAAAATTAAATCATTTTTCGCGATGACGGTTTGCAAATCCCTTTGATCCTCTTGTGCATCGAGGGCATTAAGCTTGCTGTAAGCGTCTGCCTGGGAATGAATGATTCTAGCGATTTCTTCGATAGCAGTGGTGCTGTTTTCTTCTTTTTTCAATAAAAGCAGCGGATTCTCTTTGACTGTTTCCGCATAACGTTCTCTTACCACCTTACGCAGCAGTTCCCGCAGGAATTTAGGCAGGCTTTTGTATTCCTTGTACAATTGTTCAGGGGTTGCGTCAGCAGTCTTTTCTTCAAATGCGGCCAATTGCGATTCCAGTTTCTGAAACTGCACTTGCTGCAGATAGGTTAGGCCTGATTGTACCCAAGTTTCGATTTGCTCATGCTTCAATTGTGCGGGATAATCCATCTTTTCGGGATTTAAAATCTCGGTGTATTTGCGATGCAGTAATTTTGCGCAGCGGTTGGAGGTTAGCAGTCCGTCGATTTTATTAAACTCTGCATTGAAGATTTTCATAACGAAGTTGATAATTTTTAAAATTAAAACTTGTAATTTATTTAATTTCACTTTTTTGACGAGTTCTTTGGACTTCGCAATGGCCTGCGTGTCCGAAGAAAGGTCTACACAGATTTTCATTTGCAAATCCATTTCGTTCTTGCGGGCATCAAAATTGAAGAAACTTGAAAACGAATCGATTTTTTCAATGGCGGAAACGGTCATTGTACACCTTTTTCAATTATCTAAAATAAAATTATATTTTTTAATTGTTAAGTTTTAATTAAATTGAACTTACAAAAATTACCAGTGGTAGGGTTTTTTTGGCATCTGAATATTGAAGCTTGAAAAACGATGATGGTTGAAGCTTTTGAATAATCCGGCAAAATGGACCACCTTTGCTTCAGGGTTTTGACCCCACTCCTTGACGATCCAATTGTAGGTGTTCGGCAGGCGGTTGACCTCGATCCTTTGTTCGTAGATGAGAGCATTTAAAATATCTTGATCGCCAAAATACCACTGATCTCTGCAGACAGAAGCAACAGTCCAGTCGTTGATCAAGGCATCTCCTCTTTGAAAACAGATGACTCCGCTGTTAAAAAGAACTTGATCATCGGAAGGTTTTTGCTGCTGCGCCGGGTTCAACTGTTTATAAGGGGACATGGGAGTTAGGGCAATTCCGTTTTTGCAATAGTCGAAAATCGGAGAAAGAGAGGCTTGTACCCGGCAGTCGATATCGATCCAGACAGAGTGCTGATAAGGGGACTGTAGTAGTGCGAACGGTTTGAAAAAATAGGAGAAGCGCTCCAAATTTTTCTTTCTCAACGCTTTGGTAGAATGCTTTTCTTTCAATTGTTCCGGAAGAAGAATCCGTTTTTTTAACAAATATTTAGGAATGAGAAGTGGAGCAACTCGCCCTCTTCTTTCGCAATAGTGCCGCATGGTGTCTGACAGTCCCATATCGATGAATGTAACAGGAAGGGCGTTGTATTTGCTATAGTGCTCCCACCACCAAGGGATCATTGCTTGCATTTTCCAGTTGCAGCCGATGATAAAACCTTCCGGTTCGATCTTTTCCCATTGCTTCCAGCGGGTAAATTCTTGGAAAATATCTTTTAAATACGGATGAGGGTAATTGCTGAGTTCCATATGGGAAAAAGTTGCATTTTATGTAAATATTTTGTATAATATTTTCAAATATTTAAATATAAGTTGTTTAAATGTCAAGAACTGTTGTCGTAGGTTTGTCCGGAGGTGTTGATTCAGCCGTTGCAGCCCTGTTGCTCAAGCAACAGGGGTATTCGGTCATTGGCCTCTTCATGAAAAACTGGGAAGAGAAAGATAGTGACGGTCAATGCTCTTCTGCGGCAGATTACGAAGATGTTTCACGCGTATGCGATCTTTTGGACATTCCTTATTACGGAGTCAATTTTTCTCAGGAATATTGGGATTCGGTTTTTGCTGATTGCCTTGAGGAATTTAAAAAAGGGCATACTCCAAATCCGGATGTGTTGTGCAACCGTGAGATAAAATTTAAAGTGTTATTTGAAAAAGCGAAAGAGCTTGGCGGAGACTATCTAGCGACTGGCCACTATTGCCGTACTCGGATTTACGAAGGGGAAGCACAGTTGCTGAAGGGGGCCGACCCTGATAAAGACCAAAGCTATTTTCTTTACATGATCAAAAGCGATATTTTGCAGAGTGTGCTGTTTCCGATTGGCTCTCTCCCAAAAAAAGAGGTGCGAGAGATCGCCCGTCGTCACAATCTTCCGGTCCATTCCAAAAAGGACAGCACAGGAATTTGCTTTATCGGAGAGAGGAATTTTAAAGAATTTTTAGGTCAGTACATCTCTTTTGCTCCAGGCGAGTTTCAAACAATGGATGGGAAAACTGTAGGTCGGCATGACGGCGTTCCATTTTATACCATTGGCCAGCGTAGAGGGTTAGGGATTGGCGGCGCGGGAGATGCCTGGTTTGTTGTTGGCAAGGATGTCGAGAAAAACATTGTATTTGTCGAACAAGGAGCTGATCATCCAGCTTTATACGCAACTGATTTGTATGCGGATGAACTCTCTTGGGTTTCTTCAAAGGGAGCTCCGGAAAAAACGTTTGTCTGCTCTTCGAAGATCCGCTATCGTCAGAAGGACAAGCCCTGCCGGATTACAGCGATCGAAGAGGGCATTGCTCGCGTAGAATTCCCGGAAAAGCAGCGTGCAGTGACTCCGAGACAGTCGATTGTGTTTTATGACGGCGATGTCTGCCTTGGCGGAGGGATGATTCGATGAGAAAATCTCTCTCTATTTTATTTTTAGCCATTTTTGTAGAGCTGTTCAGCTTTCCTGCGGCGAAAATTGAGCGAGTAGGCAACTCCGAATTTGAGAGCTTCACGACATTCAAAGCTCATTCATGCATTGCTCAACATGAGTGGCAAGAGGAGAGATCGCAACCTAAAAGACAGGGAAATTCGCCTACAGGAAAAGACGCTCAAGATCTACCTTTTATTCTTCATCATGAAAAGTTCTTGACAGAACTTTTAGTGATTTCTCTTCACTTCCACCCTGTTTCCCCGTCTTATGACGAAGCGAAATTGGAAGTATTAAAATCCAGATCCCACCCTCCAACAAAATTATTATTTTAATTTAAAAAATAAAATTTAAAATTAAAATAATGAGGTTTAAAATGAGTTGTTTAACAAATAACTGCTATCCTTGGAGAAAAGAATTTCCAGAAATTTCAAAAGTACTTAATAATAAAGAAGTTGAGTCTGTTGAAAGCCTGTTTTCTAAAAAAGGAATCGATCGAGCTGCTGAGAGGTTGGAAGGAGTGCTCTTCCTGCCTGACGGTGAATCGCGAACCGTGCAGCTTATCCATTTGGCTCGGATTGGCGATGATGAGTCATTAAGACCATTGACTGAAAAGCAGGAGCGTATTTTTGAAGTCGGTCAACGTACAGATAAGGTCGCCGTCAACTGGTTGAATGGCGGCTGCGGCCTTTATGCTGTGACCAGTCTCGTTAGTTTTACGACTTGCGGGCCAACTTATGCTTTGAGTTGGATTCCTGCTTCGATTTCTACTCTCTTTAATGTAGTCAGTACCGGAGTGAGTTATTTATCAACGGGGTGCTATCCGCATATGGCCAGCGTTGAGGGTAACAAAATGCAGAACACGTTTCATGAAGCAAAAAGAATGTATACTGAGCTTGGCAGCCATTTAATCAGTATCTATGAAATTGATTCTAAAAAAGCGGAGAAATTAGCAGAAAAAATTGATATTCAGAGTATTATCAATCGGTTGGAAGATTTTTTCTCCGATAGAGAAGCTGTTTCTTTAACTGAACCTTTGGCGGCAGCAAGACGTTTTGTTTTGAAGAAAGAAATACCGGATGGTCCGGTGGAAATTAGAAACAGTGCCCGGCTTGTTTTGCTCAGTGAAGAAGTGGAGCATTTGCAAAAACAAAACAAGAAACTTAAAGGGAAACATCTCTAACATTTGGGAAAATATGGCGTGAAATCACGCCATATTTTCTTTTTAGCATTTGCCAAAAGAGAATCAATTAATTAGATTGAGGGAAAACGATTGAAGGGGAATTCTCAATGGAAAATGTGCAACCAGAAGAAAGTCTTCCCGATGCAGCGGTGCCTTCGTGCCGGATAAGGAAGGTTTTAAAAGGGCAAAAAGCTTTGGTGACGGGAGGGGACTCCGGTATTGGTAAAGGCATTGCGCTTTCTCTTGCTCAAGCAGGAGCTGATATTGTTGTCAATTATGCTTCCAACGAAGCGGCAGCCGGGGAAACTGTCGAAGAGATTAAACAAAAAAACCCTGAAGTTCAGGTGTTTGCGCACCAAACAGATGTCTCCGATGAGAGCCAGGTACAGGGGATGTTTAAGGGGATGATTAAGCAGTTCGGAGCAATCGATATCTTGGTCAATAATGCAGGGCTTCAGCAGGATTCTCCCTTTCACGAGATGACCTTGGAAAAATGGAATAAAGTGATCAATGTCAATTTGACAGGGCAGTTCCTTTGCGCTCGTGAAGCTGTCAGGGAATTTATGCGTCAGGGGGTCAAAGAGAAGGTCTCTTGTTCTGCTGGAAAAATTATTTGTATCAGTTCTGTGCATGAAGTGATCCCTTGGGCGGGTCATGTCAACTATGCCGCCTCCAAGGGGGGAATCATGATGATGATGAAAAGCATTGCTCAAGAGGTTGCCCGCTATAAAATTCGAGTGAACAGCATTTGTCCCGGAGCTATCCGTACACCGATCAATCGCTCTGCATGGGACACTCCCGAGGCCTACAAGTCATTAATGTCGCTCATTCCTTATAACCGCATTGGCGAAGCGGACGATATTGGGAGAGCGGCAGTGTGGTTGGCCTCTGATGAAGCAGACTATGTCTGTGGAGTCAGCTTTTTCGTTGACGGAGGGATGACGCTTTATCCAGGATTTACTTCTGGAGGATAATCACCAGAGGATTCTGTGGTTGTCTAAGCTTCGGTTCAATTCGAAGGCTGCACTGATTAATGCGAGATGGGTGAAGGCTTGAGGAAAGTTTCCAAGTTGCCGTCCTTCGACTGAAAGCTCTTCTGCATATAAACCTAGGTGATTAGCATAGCTTAACATTTTCTCAAAAAGATAGCGTGCCTGCTGCACGTCTCCTGAGCGGGAAAGGCACTCTACATACCAAAAGGAGCACATGTTGAAGGTTCCTTCAGATCCTTGGAGGCCGTCTGGAGCTCCTTCCTGGGTGCGATAGCGGAAGACAAGAGAGTCTTCGACGAGATTTTTTTTCATGGCTTGCAAGGTGGATAGCCAGCGTGGATCGACAGGGCTGATGTAGCGGATCATGGGCATGAGAAGATTCGAAGCATCGACTGATTGGCTGTTTTTATATTGCACAAAGGCTTGATGTTTATGATCCCAAAAATTTTTGATGATGTCTTCATGGATTTGATTTCTGACTGCGTGCCACTTTTCCATCGGGGCGGCTAGAGAACGTTTTTGGGCAAGCCTCATTGCTCGGTCGACGGCTACCCAGCACATGACACGGGAGTAAAGAAATTCCTTCTGCCCTCCTCGTACTTCCCAGATCCCTTCGTCTTTTCGCTGCCAGTTATTTGTCACCCAATCAATGAGGATTTTTAATTTATCCCATAGGTCGAAGGAGATTCCTTTGCCGTATTTGTCGTAAAGATAAACAGAATCCATCAACTCTCCATAGATATCTAACTGCAGCTGATCATAAGCGCCATTGCCGATTCTGACAGGAGAGGAGCCTTCATACCCTTCAAAATGGGGTAGAGGTTCTTCCGTGAGGGTTTTGCGGCCGTCGATTCCATACATGATTTGCAGAGGGGAGTTGGGATTCATATCGGCACATCTATCCCAAACCCATTTCATGAACGCTTCCGATTCTTCAACGAATCCCAATCGCATCAATCCGTAAAGAGTAAAAGAAGCGTCGCGGATCCAGGTGAATCTGTAGTCCCAATTTCTCTCTCCGCCTAATTCTTCCGGCAATCCGAAAGTGGGGGAGGCAACGATCGATCCATATTTTCTCGAAGTCAATAATTTCAATGTGAGAGCGGAGCGGTTGACCATTTCCTGCCAGCGTCCGCGGTAGTTGGAGCGGCTGATCCAGCGCTGCCAATAATTCATCGTATCTTTGAAGCTTTTGACTGCATAGGAGGGATGCGTGGAAGGGGTGATCTCTTCATCTTCTCCAAGTTCAAGAATAAAGGTCGCTGTTTCTCCTTCTTCCAGGATAAATTCCGAAACGACATCGCCGTTCTGGACGTTTAGAGGAAATTCCGATTTAAGACGGATGGCATCGATCTTTTCATTTTCCGGGATGAAAATCACTTCATTGCCCTTTTGACGTACTTTGTGGCTGCATCGAGCGTAATCAAAACGGGGGCTGCATTCGATTCTGAACTTCACTCTTCCTCTGACGGCTTTAGCACGCCTTACAAGTGTGTTGTGATACTCCTCTTCGTGGATCACCATATAGTCGGATATTTCGCTGATGCCGCCGCTGCAAAGGGCCCGGGTCAGCAAGATGTTGGATCCGGGAAGATACATCTGTTTGCGGACAACATTTTCGATTTGAGGGGCGATCAGAAACCGTCCCCCTTTTTTGTGATCTAGCAGAGAAGCAAATACAGAAGGAGAATCGAAGTAGGGAAAGCACATAAAATCAATGGAGCCATCAATTCCCACAAGAGCGACTGTGTCGAGGTCGCCGATGATTCCGTAATCTTCAATTCGTTTGTAAACCATATAGCCCTCTTAAAACCTCAAATTAGAGCTTTTAAGAGGATTTGTCAAATTCAAAACCAGCGGACCAGCCCGATTTTGCCGCCGCGGCCTCTGATTCCGTTCTTTTCCCGGCTATAACTTTCGTTGTAGGCAGTTGCGAAATTCACCGACCAGTAGTCGGAAAAGTCATATTCGATCATCGCTGCGTAAGCCGGGCCGCGCGAGTCGCTTGTTGCTTTAAGAAGGTCTTTAATTTCTGTTTCTGATCGGCTCCATGCATACTGCCCGCTGAGGCTCAAACGGAGATTTGAACGCAGGCGGTAAGTGATTTCAAGACCTATATAGGGAGCCCATCCGTCAAATGTCTCGTCAAAGGTGAAAAATCTGCCATCGCCGAATAACAGATCAATGGTTGTGTCTAAACGCGTATAATTGGCTCCTACACTGGGAGAGACGAGAAAACACTTTCCCAAAGGGATGCATACTCCAAGACAAGCGCCTGCAGTGATCAATTCACTTTCATCTTTTTTCCCCCACATTCCGAACGGTTTAATGTACATGCCTTTTCCCATGTTCCAGGCGCCTTCGACTCTGATTGCAGGCATATCGATATCTTTCATGGTAATGCCCGACTCAATCAAATCAATATGCACATAGCTTGCAGCCACTTCCAATTTTCCCTTTGTTTCTGAAAATAAAGGATTCGAGGAGATAAAAAGTAGAAAAGCGCTAAGAATTAATTGGGTAAGGTTTTGTGTTAGATTGTCCGAAAGTTTGTGAAATATCTGTGTCAAAGTCATTTTGATACCTCTAGAAAAGTGAAAAAACAGCTAATATACGCTTTATCCATTTAAACTTCTTTAAAAAAAACAAGATCGTTTAAGATGAAAAATATTTTTTTTTAATTTTTGGGAGGATAAGCAATGTCATTGAGCACAAGCATTAAGATGGAGAGCGGTTGGCAGATTCTGCCTGATTTGGTTGCCAATCTATTGGATGGGCGCGCTGAAAAGCAAAGGTTTAAGATGTATGAAAACGGGACCTATCAAGGGACAATCCAGATCAGGCTTCTTAAAGAGGGGCAATTTAAACCAAGAGTTAGAACTTCTGGTTCATTGAATGTTGTGTACATGGCAGAGCCTGTTAAGGATTTTATCTTTTCCTCTCACCTTGCTCCTTTTTATCATCTGCATGATCGCGATACGGCTTGCTTGATCCATTCAATTTTTTTAAGCGTGATGAAAGGGATTGAGAAAGAAGAATTCTCTCTTTCGGATGATGCTCGAATCCAGTATCGATATGGAGGCGGAACGATCCGATTTTATAAGGTAAGCGAGTCGTTGAATGAGGAGCAGATGGCAATAGTAAATGTTGCGAGCGATTTTTTTGGTTCGGTAAATGTTGGAGATCTATTTGGAAAAATCAAAATTTAATCTGTCTCCTTGTCAAATTTTCAATTTTCAAGTTTACTAACCAATATGTGGATGGGTTTATGGACGAAGAAGAAAAAAAATTAGCGGAGGAGTTGCTTTTTTCCGAGAAGAAAAATCCAAGTTTTGCCAAGCAGCTGTTTTTAGGGAAGTTTGATCACTCGCTTGTGTTCCCTTATCCCTACCCTGAAAAATCGGAAGAGGAAGAAACTGCGAGATTTGTTGGCAAAGTCTCAGAATTTGCCAGTGTTCATCTTAATGCTGCTGAAATCGATCGCCAAGCGCAAATTCCTGATGAGGTGTTGAAAGGGCTGGCAGACATGGGTGTGCTTGGAATGACTGTGCCGAAGGAGTATGCTGGTTTAGGCATGTCTCAACGCGCTTACTGCAAGGTAACCGATCGGATTGCCCGGCAATGTGGATCGACTGCGCTGTTTATCAATGTCCATCAAAGCATCGGGCTTAAAGCTCTTCTTCTTTTCGGAACAGAGGAGCAGAAAGAAAAATGGCTTCCTGATTTGGCAAAAGGGAAGAAGTATGCGGCATTTTCACTGACGGAGCCAAATGCAGGATCGGATGCTAATGGTGTGGAGACGAAGGCAGTTTATGACCCTGAAAAAAAAGTTTATCGTATCAATGGTTTGAAACAGTGGACAACCAATGGAAGCATTGCCGATATTTTGACGGTCATGGCAAAAACCGAGGTGGAGACCAAGGAGGGAGTTCAAGAGCGTGTCACAGCATTTTTGGTAACTCCGGACATGCCGGGGTTTATTGTTCGTGATAAGGCATTGGACAAGTTGGGAACGCGAGGGGCATGGACTGCGAACTTAGCATTCAATCATCTCGAAGTTCCGGAGGAAAATATCCTAGGCCCTCTAGGAGGCGGCCTCAAGGTGTGTTTAACATTGTTGGATTATGGCCGCACAACATTTGGTGCGATGTGTACGGGAGCGGCTCGAGAGCTGGTGCAGCTAGGTGTTAAACACGCCAGGGAGCGGTATCAATTTAAGCGTCCGTTGGCTTCATTTTCCTTGGTAAAAAAGAAAATTGCCAAGATCTGTTCTCTTCTTTATGCGATGGATGCCTCGACGTATCTTACTGCCGGTTTGATTGATAGCGGGGTAGAAGATATTATGCTTGAATCAGCCATTCTCAAAGTGTTTACGAGCGATGCGCTTTGGGAAATTATCTATGAAGTGATGCAGATTTTGGGAGGCCGTTCATTTTTTACCGACCAGCCTTATGAGAGGATGATGCGCGATGCTCGTTTGAACATGATCGGCGAAGGTTCCAACGAGGTGTTGCGAGCGTTCATCGGCGCCGTTGGCATGCGCGGTTTAGGAGTCGAGCTTCAAAAAGGAGTGTTTTCCAATGCAGGAAAATTGTTTAGCCGGCTGTTTTTGCCTGCGATTCCTGTTAGATCGCAGCGGCTGAGTAAAGAAGCGAAAGAGTTGGCGGCGGTTCTTCGAAAATTGCATTGGTATTCTGCGGGCCTTCTTGCAAAGCACGGTGAGGACATTGTCGAGTGTCAGCTGCAGTTAAACAGGATCGCTTCCATTGCGATGTCGGTGTATACCATGAGTGCTGTTTTAAGCAAGCTTGATACCGATAAACCATCGGGCAGAGACTTGTCCGTAGGGATCTATTTTATTCGAAGCCAGCTTGCCCTGTGCCGTCGATGGTTCAAAGGGATTGGATCAAATGATGATGAAGCAAGTGTTAAGTTGGCTGACGCGATCACAGGGATTTAGATGACTTTGCTCCGGTTGACAGAAGAGTTGCAAGCCGAAGAACAGAGGCTTAGGCAAGGAGGCGGGGAGAAAGGGCGCGAAAGGCAGCGCAAGTATGGACGGCTGACTGTGCGCGAGAGACTGGAAAAGTTGCTGGATGATGCGGCTCATTTTCAGGAATTGCAATTATGGGCTGCTTACGGAATGTATACTGAATGGGGCGGGGCTCCATCTGCAGGTGTTGTGGCAGGTATCGGCAAGGTTTGCGGCAGAGACTTTATGGTTATCGCCAACGATGCAACGGTGAAAGCAGGGGCAATGTTCCCTCAATCAGTGAAAAAGATTCTGCGTGCGCAGCGGATCGCTTTTGAAT
This genomic window from Waddlia chondrophila WSU 86-1044 contains:
- a CDS encoding glycosyltransferase, producing MELSNYPHPYLKDIFQEFTRWKQWEKIEPEGFIIGCNWKMQAMIPWWWEHYSKYNALPVTFIDMGLSDTMRHYCERRGRVAPLLIPKYLLKKRILLPEQLKEKHSTKALRKKNLERFSYFFKPFALLQSPYQHSVWIDIDCRVQASLSPIFDYCKNGIALTPMSPYKQLNPAQQQKPSDDQVLFNSGVICFQRGDALINDWTVASVCRDQWYFGDQDILNALIYEQRIEVNRLPNTYNWIVKEWGQNPEAKVVHFAGLFKSFNHHRFSSFNIQMPKKPYHW
- the mnmA gene encoding tRNA 2-thiouridine(34) synthase MnmA, with amino-acid sequence MSRTVVVGLSGGVDSAVAALLLKQQGYSVIGLFMKNWEEKDSDGQCSSAADYEDVSRVCDLLDIPYYGVNFSQEYWDSVFADCLEEFKKGHTPNPDVLCNREIKFKVLFEKAKELGGDYLATGHYCRTRIYEGEAQLLKGADPDKDQSYFLYMIKSDILQSVLFPIGSLPKKEVREIARRHNLPVHSKKDSTGICFIGERNFKEFLGQYISFAPGEFQTMDGKTVGRHDGVPFYTIGQRRGLGIGGAGDAWFVVGKDVEKNIVFVEQGADHPALYATDLYADELSWVSSKGAPEKTFVCSSKIRYRQKDKPCRITAIEEGIARVEFPEKQRAVTPRQSIVFYDGDVCLGGGMIR
- a CDS encoding SDR family oxidoreductase; translation: MENVQPEESLPDAAVPSCRIRKVLKGQKALVTGGDSGIGKGIALSLAQAGADIVVNYASNEAAAGETVEEIKQKNPEVQVFAHQTDVSDESQVQGMFKGMIKQFGAIDILVNNAGLQQDSPFHEMTLEKWNKVINVNLTGQFLCAREAVREFMRQGVKEKVSCSAGKIICISSVHEVIPWAGHVNYAASKGGIMMMMKSIAQEVARYKIRVNSICPGAIRTPINRSAWDTPEAYKSLMSLIPYNRIGEADDIGRAAVWLASDEADYVCGVSFFVDGGMTLYPGFTSGG
- a CDS encoding glycoside hydrolase family 15 protein, with the translated sequence MVYKRIEDYGIIGDLDTVALVGIDGSIDFMCFPYFDSPSVFASLLDHKKGGRFLIAPQIENVVRKQMYLPGSNILLTRALCSGGISEISDYMVIHEEEYHNTLVRRAKAVRGRVKFRIECSPRFDYARCSHKVRQKGNEVIFIPENEKIDAIRLKSEFPLNVQNGDVVSEFILEEGETATFILELGEDEEITPSTHPSYAVKSFKDTMNYWQRWISRSNYRGRWQEMVNRSALTLKLLTSRKYGSIVASPTFGLPEELGGERNWDYRFTWIRDASFTLYGLMRLGFVEESEAFMKWVWDRCADMNPNSPLQIMYGIDGRKTLTEEPLPHFEGYEGSSPVRIGNGAYDQLQLDIYGELMDSVYLYDKYGKGISFDLWDKLKILIDWVTNNWQRKDEGIWEVRGGQKEFLYSRVMCWVAVDRAMRLAQKRSLAAPMEKWHAVRNQIHEDIIKNFWDHKHQAFVQYKNSQSVDASNLLMPMIRYISPVDPRWLSTLQAMKKNLVEDSLVFRYRTQEGAPDGLQGSEGTFNMCSFWYVECLSRSGDVQQARYLFEKMLSYANHLGLYAEELSVEGRQLGNFPQAFTHLALISAAFELNRSLDNHRILW
- a CDS encoding acyl-CoA dehydrogenase family protein — translated: MDEEEKKLAEELLFSEKKNPSFAKQLFLGKFDHSLVFPYPYPEKSEEEETARFVGKVSEFASVHLNAAEIDRQAQIPDEVLKGLADMGVLGMTVPKEYAGLGMSQRAYCKVTDRIARQCGSTALFINVHQSIGLKALLLFGTEEQKEKWLPDLAKGKKYAAFSLTEPNAGSDANGVETKAVYDPEKKVYRINGLKQWTTNGSIADILTVMAKTEVETKEGVQERVTAFLVTPDMPGFIVRDKALDKLGTRGAWTANLAFNHLEVPEENILGPLGGGLKVCLTLLDYGRTTFGAMCTGAARELVQLGVKHARERYQFKRPLASFSLVKKKIAKICSLLYAMDASTYLTAGLIDSGVEDIMLESAILKVFTSDALWEIIYEVMQILGGRSFFTDQPYERMMRDARLNMIGEGSNEVLRAFIGAVGMRGLGVELQKGVFSNAGKLFSRLFLPAIPVRSQRLSKEAKELAAVLRKLHWYSAGLLAKHGEDIVECQLQLNRIASIAMSVYTMSAVLSKLDTDKPSGRDLSVGIYFIRSQLALCRRWFKGIGSNDDEASVKLADAITGI